A stretch of Telopea speciosissima isolate NSW1024214 ecotype Mountain lineage chromosome 11, Tspe_v1, whole genome shotgun sequence DNA encodes these proteins:
- the LOC122645148 gene encoding probable LRR receptor-like serine/threonine-protein kinase At3g47570 has protein sequence MAALLQFFLVFNILLLLLLGSSISLMMMSLAVAGNNKNNNNNNEIDRFALLDFKKQIYDSYGALSSWNDSIHFCNWVGITCGHRHRQRVIGLYLPGKGLGGNISPSIGNLSFLHSLDIANNSFHGKIPQEIGNLIRLQYIVFQNNTLQGELPTSLANCTRLREIRFSYNNLVGKIPIELFTSLSKLEVISINYNGLTGEIPSSLGNISSIRRISLSYNELQGSIPETLGQLTNLFFLALALNKLSGMFPLSLYNLSSLEIIGLTQNQLHGSLPRDIGLTLPNLIELVIGANFFSGRIPNSISNISTLETIDLGENSFVGPVPNNLANLQNLQWFSIEENQCGTGEADDLDFVYSLVNCTNLMMLQLDINGFKGPLPNFKANLSTQLSILYLGNNEISGTIPVGIENLVNLTFLGLEGNFLEGNIPSVVGMLPKLQRLFLGGNRLSGQIPSSIGNLTLLYELHLEENSLNGSIPSSIGNCHQLQFLTLYKNSLQGPIPKQLFLISSFSISLDLSSNSLTGFLPIEIGKLKSLSTIDISKNRLSGEIWSSIGDCNSLEHLYMRGNFFEGTIPQSLTLLKGLQDLDLSFNNLSGQIPKDLEKLSALQSLNLSFNNLEGEVPTKGIFENASAIFVNGNGKLCGGIVELHLPACTNHGSTKREKSNALRIVLAIIGVVLGFILISSFLILYWRKRSKSKPPSTPLIGERFLKLSYKDLFQATGGFSSANFIGSGSFGSVYKGIIDQDETIVAVKVLNLQIPRVDKSFMAECKALRNIRHRNLVKILTSCSSIDSKGKDFKALVYEFMPNGSLDDWLPLPMEAHNHSRNLNFLQRLNIAIDVASALDYLHYNCHAPIVHCDLKPSNVLLDIDMIAHVSDFGLARLLLEPDDNPSQTLTSTIGIKGSIGYAAPEYGMGGRATIQGDVFSYGILLLEMFIGKRPTDQMFTSDLNLHNFAKAALPVHVMQILDPTLLPKEEQSEVVEEIAINRIEGPSNRIDQLQDCITSIIEIAVQCSMESPRERMNMNDVAKGLHSIKGKFS, from the exons ATGGCTGCACTCCTTCAGTTTTTTCTAGTTTTCAatattctcctcctcctcctccttgggAGCAGCATctcattgatgatgatgagtctAGCCGTAGCAGggaacaacaaaaacaacaacaacaacaacgagATAGATCGATTTGCTTTGCTGGATTTCAAGAAGCAAATTTATGATTCTTATGGAGCACTAAGTTCTTGGAATGATTCCATCCATTTCTGCAACTGGGTTGGGATCACATGTGGTCATCGTCACCGACAACGGGTTATCGGCTTGTATTTACCAGGGAAGGGCTTGGGAGGTAACATATCTCCTTCCATAgggaatctttcttttcttcattcccTCGACATTGCAAACAATAGCTTCCATGGCAAAATCCCACAAGAGATTGGAAATCTGATTCGACTACAGTACattgtttttcaaaacaacaCTCTCCAAGGAGAACTTCCTACCAGCTTGGCCAACTGCACTCGTCTAAGAGAAATTCGCTTCTCTTATAACAACCTTGTCGGGAAGATTCCAATTGAACTATTTACGTCTTTGTCAAAGCTGGAAGTAATTTCCATTAATTATAATGGTTTAACAGGAGAAATACCATCTTCTCTTGGAAACATTTCCTCCATCCGACGTATCTCTTTGAGTTATAATGAACTGCAAGGGAGCATTCCAGAAACCTTGGGTCAGCTAACAAACTTATTCTTTCTAGCACTTGCTCTAAACAAGTTATCTGGTATGTTTCCTCTCTCACTATACAATCTCTCATCTCTTGAAATAATTGGCCTTACACAAAACCAACTACATGGGAGCCTTCCACGAGACATAGGCCTCACTCTTCCAAATCTCATAGAACTAGTTATTGGAGCGAACTTTTTCTCAGGGAGAATTCCAAATTCCATCTCCAATATTTCAACACTTGAAACAATTGATCTCGGTGAAAATAGTTTTGTTGGACCCGTCCCTAACAACTTAGCAAATCTTCAAAACCTTCAATGGTTCAGCATTGAAGAAAATCAATGTGGAACAGGGGAAGCTGATGATTTAGATTTTGTATATTCTTTGGTCAATTGTACAAATCTAATGATGTTACAATTAGACATCAATGGTTTTAAGGGTCCCCTTCCCAACTTTAAAGCCAATCTCTCAACACAACTCTCAATACTTTATTTGGGAAATAATGAAATATCTGGAACCATTCCTGTTGGGATTGAGAATCTTGTCAACTtgacctttttgggtttggagggGAACTTTCTCGAAGGTAATATTCCGTCTGTCGTAGGAATGCTTCCAAAGCTTCAAAGATTATTCTTGGGTGGAAATAGACTTTCAGGACAGATACCTTCCTCTATAggcaatctcactcttttgtatGAACTCCATTTAGAAGAAAACAGCTTGAATGGAAGCATTCCTTCCAGCATTGGAAATTGCCACCAGTTACAGTTCCTAACCTTGTATAAAAATAGCCTCCAAGGCCCGATACCTAAACAACTCTTCCTTATTTCCTCCTTTTCAATATCTCTCGACTTATCTTCTAATTCTTTGACCGGTTTCCTACCCATTGAAATCGGTAAATTGAAGAGTCTTTCTACAATAGATATCTCCAAAAACAGATTGTCTGGAGAAATCTGGTCCTCCATTGGTGATTGTAATAGTTTGGAACATCTTTATATGAGGGGTAATTTCTTTGAAGGAACCATTCCTCAATCTCTGACTCTTTTGAAGGGGCTTCAAGATTTAGATCTCTCATTCAACAACTTATCAGGGCAAATTCCAAAAGATCTAGAAAAGCTTTCAGCATTGCAGAGTTTAAATTTATCCTTCAATAATCTTGAAGGGGAGGTACCAACAAAAGGAATCTTCGAAAATGCAAGTGCAATTTTCGTGAATGGAAATGGTAAGCTTTGTGGTGGAATTGTGGAGTTACATCTGCCTGCATGTACAAACCATGGATCTACGAAACGAGAAAAGTCCAATGCTCTTAGAATAGTTTTGGCAATAATCGGTGTGGTTCTTGGTTTTATTTTGATATCTTCCTTTCTTATTCTCTATTGGAGAAAAAGATCAAAAAGTAAACCTCCATCCACCCCATTAATCGGCGAACGTTTCTTAAAACTTTCTTACAAAGATCTCTTCCAAGCTACTGGAGGATTTTCTTCAGCTAATTTCATAGGTTCCGGTAGTTTTGGCTCTGTATACAAAGGTATTATCGACCAAGATGAAACAATTGTTGCAGTCAAGGTACTCAACCTTCAAATTCCAAGAGTCGACAAGAGTTTTATGGCTGAATGCAAAGCATTAAGAAACATTCGGCATCGAAATCTTGTCAAGATTTTAACTTCTTGTTCAAGTATTGATTCAAAAGGAAAAGATTTCAAAGCCCTTGTTTATGAGTTCATGCCCAATGGGAGTCTAGATGATTGGTTGCCCTTGCCGATGGAGGCACATAATCATTCAAGAAATTTAAACTTTCTTCAAAGATTAAACATCGCAATTGATGTGGCTTCTGCTTTGGATTACCTTCATTATAATTGTCATGCGCCAATTGTTCATTGTGACTTGAAGCCAAGCAATGTTCTACTTGACATAGATATGATTGCACATGTCAGTGATTTTGGTTTGGCGAGGCTACTTTTGGAACCTGATGACAATCCATCTCAGACTCTAACTAGCACCATTGGGATAAAAGGATCTATTGGCTATGCTGCTCCAG AATATGGAATGGGTGGAAGGGCAACCATCCAAGGGGACGTGTTTAGCTATGGGATCCTTTTATTGGAGATGTTCATAGGAAAAAGGCCAACGGATCAAATGTTTACTAGTGACTTAAATCTCCATAACTTTGCAAAAGCAGCTTTACCTGTACATGTGATGCAAATTTTAGACCCAACACTCCTACCCAAGGAAGAACAAAGTGAAGTGGTTGAAGAGATTGCTATCAATAGGATTGAAGGTCCTAGTAATAGGATAGATCAATTGCAAGATTGCATAACGtcaataattgaaattgcaGTCCAGTGCTCCATGGAATCGCCAAGAGAACGTATGAACATGAATGATGTTGCGAAAGGACTACATTcaatcaaaggaaaattttcttga
- the LOC122645150 gene encoding probable LRR receptor-like serine/threonine-protein kinase At3g47570, with the protein MAAVLLQFFLVFNFLLLLLLLFGSSSSLMMMSLAVAGNNNNNNETDRFALLDFKKQIYDPYGALSSWNDSIHFCNWVGITCGHRRRQWVIGLYLRGKRLGGNISPSIGNLSFLHSLDIANNSFHGKIPHEIGNLIRLQFIIFPNNTLKGELPTSLANCTRLRVINFSYNNLVGKIPGELFTSLSKLELIYIHTNGLTGEIPASFGNISSVRLISLGENELQGRIPESFGQLINLFSLSLHLNNLSGMFPLSLYNLSSLETISLAINQLHGRLPRDIALTLPNLKILAISWNLFSGRIPNSFSNISTLEIIDLSRNSFVGPVPNNLGNLQNLQKFIINGNQCGIGEADDLEFVNSLVNCTHLADLELTNNGFKGPLPNFKANLSTQLSILLLGENQISGTIPVGIENLVNLTELGMEINFLEGNIPFLIGKLPKLQRLFLGGNRLSGQIPSSIDNLTLLYELHLEENNLNGSIPSSIGNCHQLQFLTLYNNSLQGLIPKQLFLISSLSISLDLSSNFLTGSLPIEIGKLKSLSTINIYKNRLSGEIPSSIGDCNSLEHLYMGGNFFEGIIPQSLTLLKGLQDLDLSLNNLSGHILKDLEKLSALQSLNLSFNNLEGEVPTKRIFGNASAIFVNGNDKLCGGIAELHLPACTNHGSTKQEKSNAIRIVLPIIGVILGFFFISSILTLFWIRRSKSKPPSTPLIGEQFLKLSYKDLFQATGGFSSANVIGSSTFGSVYKGIIDQGETNVAVKVLNLQNPKVYKSFMVECKALRNIRHRNLVKILTSCSSIDSKGKDFKALVYEFMPNGSLDDWLHMPVEAHNHSRSLNLLQRRNIAIDVASALNYLHYNCYVPIVHCDLKPSNVLLDRDLTAQVSDFGLARLLVEPDDNSSQTQTSTIGIKGSIGYAAPEYGMGGRATIQGDVFSYGILLLEMFTGKRPTDQMFTGDLNLHNFAKAALPVHVMQILDPTLLPKEEQSEEIEEIATNRIKGPSNRTDQLQDCITSIIEIAVQCTMESPRERMNMNDVARGLHLIKGKFS; encoded by the exons ATGGCTGCAGTACTCCTTCAGTTTTTTCTAGTTTTCaattttctcctcctcctcctcctcctctttggGAGCAGCAGctcattgatgatgatgagtttaGCCGTAGCAgggaacaacaacaacaacaacgagACAGATCGATTTGCTTTGCTGGATTTCAAGAAGCAAATTTATGATCCTTATGGAGCACTAAGTTCTTGGAACGATTCCATCCATTTCTGCAACTGGGTTGGGATCACATGTGGCCATCGTCGCCGACAATGGGTTATCGGCTTGTATTTACGAGGGAAGCGCTTGGGAGGTAACATATCTCCTTCCATAGggaatctctcttttcttcattccCTCGACATTGCAAACAATAGCTTCCATGGCAAAATCCCTCATGAGATCGGTAATCTGATTCGACTACAGTTCATTATTTTTCCTAACAACACCCTCAAAGGAGAACTTCCTACTAGCTTGGCCAACTGCACTCGTCTAAGAGTAATTAATTTCTCCTATAACAATCTTGTTGGGAAGATTCCAGGTGAACTATTTACGTCTTTGTCAAAGCTGGAGTTAATTTATATTCATACTAATGGTTTAACAGGAGAAATACCAGCTTCGTTTGGGAACATTTCCTCCGTCCGACTTATCTCTTTGGGTGAGAATGAACTGCAGGGGAGAATACCAGAATCCTTTGGTCAACTAATCAACTTATTCTCTCTATCACTTCATCTAAACAACCTATCTGGTATGTTCCCTCTCTCACTATACAATCTCTCATCTCTTGAAACGATTTCCCTTGCAATCAACCAACTGCATGGGAGACTTCCACGAGACATAGCCCTCACTCTTCCAAATCTCAAAATCCTAGCAATTTCATGGAATCTTTTCTCGGGGAGAATTCCAAATTccttctccaatatttcaacACTCGAAATAATTGATCTCAGTAGAAACAGTTTTGTTGGACCCGTCCCTAACAACTTAGGAAATCTTCAAAACCTTCAAAAGTTCATAATTAATGGAAATCAATGTGGAATAGGGGAAGCTGATGATTTAGAATTTGTAAATTCTTTAGTCAATTGTACACATCTAGCGGATTTGGAGCTAACCAATAATGGTTTTAAGGGTCCCCTTCCCAACTTTAAAGCCAATCTCTCAACACAACTCTCAATACTTCTTTTGGGAGAGAATCAAATATCTGGAACCATTCCTGTTGGGATTGAGAATCTCGTCAACTTGACCGAATTGGGCATGGAGATTAACTTTTTGGAAGGTAATATTCCGTTTCTCATAGGGAAGCTTCCAAAACTTCAAAGATTATTCTTGGGTGGAAATAGACTTTCAGGACAGATACCTTCCTCTATAgacaatctcactcttttgtatGAACTCCATTTAGAAGAAAACAACTTGAATGGAAGCATTCCTTCCAGCATTGGAAATTGCCACCAGTTACAGTTCCTAACCTTGTATAATAATAGCCTCCAAGGCCTGATACCTAAACAACTCTTCCTTATTTCCTCCTTGTCAATATCTCTCGACttatcttctaattttttgaCTGGTTCCCTACCCATTGAAATCGGTAAATTGAAGAGTCTTTCTACAATAAATATCTACAAAAACAGATTGTCTGGAGAAATCCCCTCCTCCATTGGTGATTGTAATAGTTTGGAACATCTTTATATGGGAGGTAATTTCTTTGAAGGAATCATTCCTCAATCTCTGACTCTTTTGAAGGGGCTTCAAGATTTAGATCTCTCACTCAACAACTTATCAGGGCACATCCTAAAAGATCTAGAAAAACTTTCAGCATTGCAGAGTTTGAATTTATCCTTCAATAATCTTGAAGGGGAGGTACCAACAAAAAGAATCTTTGGAAATGCAAGTGCAATTTTTGTGAATGGAAATGATAAGCTTTGTGGTGGAATTGCGGAGTTACATCTGCCTGCATGCACAAACCATGGATCTACGAAACAAGAAAAGTCCAATGCTATTAGAATAGTTTTGCCAATAATCGGTGtgattcttgggtttttttttatatcttccATTCTTACTCTCTTTTGGATAAGAAGATCAAAAAGTAAACCTCCATCCACACCATTAATCGGTGAACAGTTCTTAAAGCTTTCTTACAAAGATCTCTTCCAAGCAACTGGAGGATTTTCTTCAGCTAATGTCATAGGCTCCAGTACATTTGGCTCTGTATACAAAGGGATTATCGACCAAGGTGAAACCAATGTTGCAGTCAAGGTACTCAACCTTCAAAATCCAAAAGTCTACAAGAGCTTTATGGTTGAATGCAAAGCATTAAGAAACATTCGGCATCGAAATCTTGTCAAGATTTTGACTTCTTGTTCAAGTATTGATTCAAAAGGCAAAGATTTCAAAGCCCTTGTTTATGAGTTCATGCCCAATGGGAGTCTAGATGATTGGTTGCATATGCCGGTGGAGGCACATAATCATTCAAGAAgtttaaaccttcttcaaaGACGAAACATTGCAATTGATGTGGCTTCTGCTTTGAATTACCTTCATTATAACTGTTATGTGCCAATTGTTCATTGTGACTTGAAGCCAAGCAATGTTCTACTTGATAGAGATTTGACTGCACAGGTCAGTGATTTTGGTTTGGCGAGGCTACTTGTAGAACCCGATGACAATTCATCCCAGACTCAAACTAGTACCATTGGGATAAAAGGATCTATTGGCTATGCTGCTCCAg AATATGGAATGGGTGGAAGGGCAACCATCCAAGGGGACGTGTTTAGCTATGGGATCCTTTTATTGGAGATGTTCACAGGAAAAAGGCCAACAGATCAAATGTTTACTGGTGACTTAAATCTCCATAACTTTGCAAAAGCAGCTTTACCTGTACATGTGATGCAAATTTTAGACCCAACACTCCTACCCAAGGAAGAACAAAGTGAAGAGATTGAAGAGATTGCTACCAATAGGATTAAAGGTCCTAGTAATAGGACAGATCAATTGCAAGATTGCATAACGtcaataattgaaattgcaGTCCAGTGCACCATGGAATCGCCAAGAGAACGTATGAACATGAATGATGTTGCGAGAGGACTACATTtaatcaaaggaaaattttcttga